In Fusarium musae strain F31 chromosome 7, whole genome shotgun sequence, a single window of DNA contains:
- a CDS encoding hypothetical protein (EggNog:ENOG41) — protein sequence MGEPEQSPRRRHILSSINPDKPKSRRRSRSPESRSPVGVKREPSPDAPSAHTDAQRNDKDDEGDTATPRRSRIRLKGHHRSRRRSRDRHRHRDYDDDDDRHGRSSDRHRRHRHRRRHRSPTPNNPHEPEPLDPDAAFRESLFDAMADDEGAAYWESVYGQPVHVYPNERVGPTGHLEQMTDEEYASYVRQKMWEKTNAGLLEERARREEAKKRKANEDRRAQKLQEDMEYSIRRGEERRERRRWEQRWEDYTKAWTNWDGRPTEIAWPVEGGRIEDVDEPNVRKFLVNGLNPQEIGEKSFVAKLRDERVRWHPDKIQQKLGGQVEEETMKGVTAVFQIIDKLWTESRPKT from the coding sequence ATGGGCGAACCCGAGCAGTCGCCTCGCAGACGCCATATACTTTCCTCTATCAACCCCGACAAGCCGAAAAGCCGAAGGAGGAGTCGATCTCCCGAATCGCGATCACCAGTTGGCGTCAAGAGAGAGCCGTCACCAGATGCGCCATCAGCGCACACCGACGCCCAGCGCAACGATAAAGATGACGAAGGGGATACCGCAACGCCGAGGCGCTCACGCATCCGGCTGAAGGGTCACCATAGATCTCGTAGAAGATCGCGAGACAGACATAGGCATCGAGAttatgacgatgacgacgacagGCACGGGCGTTCATCTGACCGTCACCGCCGACACCGACACCGTCGGCGACATCGCTCTCCCACACCAAATAACCCCCATGAACCAGAGCCTCTAGATCCCGACGCAGCATTTCGTGAATCTCTATTCGATGCCATGGCCGACGATGAGGGCGCTGCGTACTGGGAAAGTGTATATGGCCAACCCGTGCACGTCTACCCCAACGAGCGCGTAGGGCCTACAGGTCATCTAGAGCAAATGACAGATGAAGAGTACGCTTCCTATGTACGTCAGAAGATGTGGGAAAAGACAAATGCTGGCCTGCTCGAGGAGCGTGCTCGCCGTGAAGAGGCGAAGAAGCGCAAAGCCAACGAGGATCGTCGCGCACAGAAACTCCAAGAGGACATGGAATATAGTATCCGCCGTGGAGAGGAGCGCAGAGAACGTCGACGTTGGGAACAACGATGGGAAGACTACACGAAAGCTTGGACAAACTGGGATGGCAGACCTACGGAAATTGCATGGCCGGTTGAGGGCGGTCGTATAGAAGACGTGGATGAGCCAAATGTGCGCAAGTTCTTGGTCAATGGACTGAACCCTCAAGAGATAGGAGAAAAGTCTTTTGTGGCTAAGCTCAGAGATGAGCGTGTGCGATGGCATCCAGATAAGATCCAGCAAAAGCTGGGTGGACAGGTGGAGGAAGAGACCATGAAGGGTGTGACGGCTGTCTTTCAGATCATCGATAAGCTATGGACAGAGAGTCGGCCTAAAACATGA
- a CDS encoding hypothetical protein (EggNog:ENOG41) → MALASFLAGALPLSMSLSQSQLRLLSSVGVGILVGTSLIVIIPEGIEAATAPAEAAHMHRVRSLVRRTPWSHAVLTRGLPDSIVTISTGSIEKPNEELDAEALVGRIINAAAGNGRVKRADIEAAVEAAGEDAPAIPGAGDTTKDSTTDNKGSEKVESEKEGQQGHGEDHEAEQEHEQEHEKEEDPEHEHEHEHAVPTFEIGFSLILGFLLMFLIDRLPRHATESLHSTPQTRHISLDNLNGDSASVDEEADGFLGSLTPTPRRARSLATTTGLVIHAAADGIAMGASSTTSDMKLGFIIFAAIMIHKAPAAFGLTSLLLKQGLSKRAARGHLIVFSLAAPFGALTTWTLITLLGGGKVESDHWWTGMLLLFSGGTFLYVAMHAMQEDTTPHTHDHGINGYADSSTTAQRKPKGPQMRDTVATIGGMLVPLLTQFGHHH, encoded by the exons ATGGCGTTGGC GTCATTCCTTGCCGGAGCGCTGCCCCTTTCAATGTCGCTTTCGCAGTCACAACTTCGATTACTCTCGAGTGTCGGTGTTGGAATATTGGTCGGGACCTCGCTTATAGTCATTATCCCCGAAGGAATCGAGGCTGCAACTGCGCCTGCGGAGGCTGCTCATATGCATCGAGTTCGAAGCCTGGTGCGCCGAACCCCCTGGAGCCACGCCGTACTTACACGTGGACTCCCCGATTCAATTGTCACAATAAGCACCGGCTCAATCGAGAAACCAAATGAAGAGTTGGACGCCGAAGCGCTTGTCGGTCGCATTATAAATGCAGCAGCGGGGAATGGCCGAGTCAAGCGCGCAGAtattgaggctgctgttgaagcGGCAGGTGAGGATGCTCCAGCCATCCCAGGAGCCGGCGATACCACAAAAGATAGCACTACCGACAACAAGGGATCCGAAAAGGTGGAGAGTGAAAAGGAAGGCCAACAGGGCCATGGCGAAGACCACGAAGCGGAACAGGAGCATGAACAGGAGCatgagaaagaggaagaccCTGAGCACGAGCACGAGCACGAACATGCCGTTCCCACATTTGAAATCGGCTTCTCGTTGATTCTAGGATTTCTGCTAATGTTCCTGATCGATCGCCTTCCGCGCCATGCGACAGAGAGTCTTCACTCTACACCCCAGACCCGCCATATCAGCCTCGATAATCTCAATGGTGATTCTGCCTCCGTTGACGAAGAGGCGGATGGATTCCTGGGATCCCTGACACCCACACCGCGACGAGCGCGCAGCCTGGCAACGACCACTGGATTGGTCATCCACGCCGCCGCCGACGGAATTGCAATGGGTGCCTCGTCGACCACTTCAGATATGAAGCTTGGCTTCATTATCTTTGCGGCCATTATGATTCACAAGGCTCCTGCTGCCTTTGGCCTAACttcgcttctcctcaagcaAGGTCTATCGAAGCGAGCTGCTCGAGGACATCTTATTGTATTCAGCTTGGCCGCACCCTTTGGTGCATTAACAACATGGACATTGATCACTCTGCTGGGTGGTGGTAAGGTTGAGAGTGATCATTGGTGGACCGGCATGCTACTCCTTTTCTCGGGTGGCACGTTTTT ATATGTTGCTATGCATGCGATGCAGGAGGATACTACACCCCATACACATGACCACGGTATCAACGGCTATGCGGACAGTAGTACCACAGCACAGCGGAAACCAAAGGGACCGCAGATGCGCGATACAGTGGCCACCATAGGTGGTATGCTGGTGCCACTTCTCACGCAATTTGGTCACCACCACTAA